The window AGATGCCGCTGTCACCGGACAAATAGAGTCTCTTTGTTTGCGCATGATCTCCGCGCAAACGCGTTCCGCGTTTGTCGCGAGGGAAAACCGGTACCCACTTTTCCGGATCATGCTTTAGCTCCCTGCGCGACGGGGTGCGGGACGGTCGCGTTACTGGCCGCCCCGCATCCGCCGTCCGCGAGATCTTAAGTGAATGGCGAGGACGTCACATGCCGGTCTACGAGTATCTCTGCAATGATTGCGGCCCGTTCACGGACATGCGGCCGATGGCCGAATGCGACGCGCCGCACGACTGTCCGCAATGCGCCGGCGTATCGCCGCGCGTGATCCTGACCGCGCCGAATTTCTCCTGCATGCCGGCAGCTTCGCGCAAGGCCCACGCCACCAATGAGCGCGCAGCCAACGCCCCAAAAACCCTCGGCGAATTCAAGGCCTCGCATGGGGCCGGCTGCGGCTGTTGCTCGACCAAGCCCTCGCGTCTTGTCAGGCAAACTCGAGGCGGCGCAAAGAGTTTTCCGACCGCGCGGCCGTGGATGATCAGCCACTGACGGTTGCTTTTCTTGACCTCGGCCCGCGAAGAGCGGGGCGAGGGAGCTATCTCAGGCGTCCGCGGATCGCGAGGTCAGTTCGGCCCCGTTGCCATTGATGACGAAGTTTGGATGGCTGTTGAGCGGCCCGGTTGCCGCATCCCGCGTCAGCGGAACCGACAGCCGGCAAACCAGGCCTTCCGGACGCCAGTCGAATTCGGCTTGTCCACCAAGTTGGGATTCGATGCTGGCGATCACGCTTCTTGTGCCGAATCCGCGCGATAGAGGTTTCTGGACAACAGGGCCATCCCTTTCTTCCCACAGCATCCGGAGAAAATCCGCCTCGATCCACCAATTGATGGAGATGCGGCCCGATACCGCGGAGAGGGCGCCATACTTGGCCGAATTGGTGACCAGCTCGTGCAGGGCCAATGCCAGCGTTTGCGCGGTGGCCGGCTGCAGCCGAACATTCGAACCGCCGAAGGCGATCTGATCGCCGGTGGAATAGGGCGCGAGCTCTTCATCGACCAGCCGTCCCATTTCCGCCCCCTGCCAGTTCGACAAGGAGAGAACGGTATGCACCCGGGCCAGCGCGTTGATCCGCCCTTCCACGGCCTGGATGTAATCCTTGACGTTCTCGCTTCGCGTCAGCCGGACGATGGATTGCGCCAGCGCCAGCGCGTTCTTGGCGCGGTGGTCGACCTCCCGGGCCAGCAGATTTTGCCGCTCTTCCGCGCGCTTCCGTTCGGTGATGTCGACGGTGACGCCGCTGACGCGCATCACACGGCCGCCTCTGTCTATGGTCGCGGCTGCGGTGCCGACGCACCAGCGAACCTCGCCGTCGGGCCGGGTGATCCGAAATTCCGCTTCATATGATTTGGCGCCCTTGTTGAACTGGGCCATCGCCTTGCGGAGCTCGTCGATATCGTCAGAATGAAGCAGCGCCTGAACGCTTGCCGGCGTCACGGCAAACGTCTCCGGATCGACGCCAAAGATGCGGTATTGCCCCTCGTCCCACATCCAGTCGCCGTTGACCCAGTCCCAATCCCATGAGCCCATTCTGCCGGCCGCAAGCGCCAGGCTGCGGCGCTGTTCGCTTTCGAGCAGCCTTGCGTTCGATTGCTCCAGTTCCGCGGTGCGGGCGCGAACGCGATCTTCCAGCTCGGCGTTGAACCGCTCCAGTTGCCGGGTCTTGCGGTAGAGTTCGGCGAACACCCGGATCTTGGCGCGCAACACCTCCGGAATAACCGGGACCGGAACGTAGTCGACCGCGCCCATCTCGTAGCCGCGAAGCCGGTCCAGATCGGAGACCTGAATGGCGGAAATGAAAATCATCGCCGTCTTCTGGAAGCGGGGATGCTCGCGGATCATCGCCGCGAGCTCGAAGCCGTCGAGCTCCGGCATGCAGACGTCGACCAGAATGACGGCGACCTCGTTCTTGAGCAAATATTCGAGCGCCTCGCGTCCGGACGTCGCTGCGGCGAGGTTTTCCCCGAGTTCCTTCAGAATAACCTCGTAGGCCAACAGCTTGGCCGGCTGATCATCGACCAGAAGGATGTTTACTTTTTCATGATCCATCATCTGGTTGACCACTCAGCGGTGTAGCCACATGCGGATGGCGAGGAGCAACTGCTCGGTATTGACCGGCTTCGCCAGATAATCGGAGGCCCCGGCCTCGAGGCACTTCTCGCGATCGCCTTTCATCGCTTTGGCCGTCAGTGCGATGATCGGGAGCCGGCGGAACGCCGGGTTCTCGCGGATCACCCCGATCGTCTGATAGCCGTCCATCTGCGGCATCATGATATCCATCAGGACGATGGCGATTTCGGGGTGCGACCCGACCAGCGCGACCGCCTCGCTGCCCGTCGTTGCGGTGAGGACCTTCATGCCGCGGCGTTCCAGCACGCTGGACAGCGCGAAGATGTTGCGGGCATCGTCGTCGACCAGCAGCGCGGTCCGGCCGACGAGATCCTCGTCGGAACTGTTGAGTCTCTCCAGCATGCGCTGCTTTTCGGTCGGCAGATCCGTGATCACGCGATGCAGGAACAGCGACGTCTCGTCCAATAGCCGCTCCGGCGACTCCACGCCCTTGACCACGATGCTGCGCGCCATCGTATGCAGTTCCGCGTCCTCTTCGACCGAAAGCTCGCGACCGGTGAAGACGATGACGGGCACGTTGGACAAGGCTTCGTCGTTGCGGATGTTGTCGAGCACCTCGAAACCGCTCATGTCTGGAAGCCGCAAATCGAGCACCACGCAATCGCAGGGGTTTTCGCGCAGGGTGGAGAGTGCCCCGGCACCGGTGTCGGTCGTGACGATCTCAATGTCGTGATGGTCCAGAAGTTCCCTGATGCTCATCTGTTCCGCCGCATTATCCTCCACAATCAAGAGCCGCTTGCGGCGGGGCTTGGCGTATTCCTTGATCTGGGACAGCGCCGCGCTGACGCCTTCGGTCGTGGTCGGCTTGCTGACATAGGAGAACGCGCCGCGCGCCAAAGCGTGCTGCTTGTCTTCGTCCAGCGTGACGATTTGAACCGGGATGTGCCGCGTCAGCGGGTTATGCTTGAGCTGGCTGAGCACGGTCCAGCCGAGCATGTCGGGCAGGAACACATCGAGCGAAACCGCGGTGGGCTGGAATTGCTTGGCGAGTTCCAGGGCTTCCGTGCCGCGCGCCGCGACCAGAACCTTGAAGCCCTTGTCGCGCGCCAGATCGATCAGAACGCGTGCATAATGCGGGTCGTCCTCGACGATCAAAAGAATGGCATCTCCGGGATCGAGGTTCAGCCGGTCGTCCGGAAGTTGTTCGATGACCCGCTCTTGCGGCGCCACCTGCAGCGCTGGTGCCGCGGCATATTGGGACAGGTTACTGGCTCGCGGAGCTACCGTCGGTCCGGAATATTTCAACGGCAGATAGAGCACGAAAGTAGATCCCTTGCCGGGGGTGCTCTGCAGATGGATTTCGCCGCCGAGCAGGCTTGCGAGCTCGCGGCTGATGGCAAGGCCCAGGCCGGTGCCGCCATATTTGCGGCTGGTGCCGGCATCGGCCTGTTGAAATGCCTCGAAGATCAGCTTCTGCTTTTCCGCGGGAATGCCGATGCCGGTATCGGATACCTCAAAGGCAATCACGGCGGGGGCGTGGTTGAGAACCGGATGCTCGCCGCTCCAACCCGCGACCACCGCCGAAACCCTCAGGCGCACGCCGCCCTCTGCGGTGAACTTGAACGCGTTCGATAGCAGGTTCTTCAAGACCTGCTGCAAGCGCTTGGAGTCGGTGACGATGCTGCGTCCCAGATTGGGATCGACCTCGACGGTAAACGACAATTGCCGGTTTTCCGCTTCGTGCCGGAACGGGCGTCCCACCGTCTCCAAGAGGTTGGAGGTGAGAATTTCCTCCGCATCCACCGTCACCGTTCCCGACTCGATCTTGGACAGGTCGAGAATGTCGCTGATCAGGTTCAACAGGTCAGTGCCGGCGCCGTGGATGGTGCGGGCAAACTCGACCTGCTTGGGAGACAAATTGCCGTCCGGATTTTCGGTGAGCTGCTGGCCGAGGATCAGGATGCTGTTGAGCGGGGTTCGCAGCTCGTGCGACATGTTGGCCAGGAATTCGGATTTGTACTTCGATGTCAGTGAGAGCTCGGTCGCCTTTTCCTCGAGAGCGCGCCGCGCCTGTTCGATTTCCTGGTTCTTGCGTTCGACTTCGACGTTGCGTTCGGCGAGCTGCTGCGCCTTCTGCTCGAGCTGCTCGTTGGTCTGCTGCAACTCCTTCTGCTGCGTCTGCAGCTCGCCGGCGAGCTGCTGGGATTGCTTGAGCAGGCCTTCGGTCTGCATGGTGGCTTCGATCGAGTTGAGCACGATGCCGATACTGTCGGTGAGTTGCTCCAGGAAGGTCATCTGCGACGTCGTGAACGAGGTGACCGAAGCAAGCTCGATGACGGCCTTGACCTGGTTCTCGAACAGCACCGGAAGCACCACGAGATTCTTCGGCACCACCCGTAATAGCGCCGAATTGACCGGCACTGCGTCGGTCGGGATATCGGACACCAGCCGCTGGCGCTTGTCCATCGCGCATTGCCCGATCAGCCCTTCGCCGAACTGCACGATATGCTGGTGGGGAATCAGGCCGTCGCCGGCGTAAGCCGAAAGCAGGCGCAGCTGCGGATTGTCCTCATTTTCGACCTGGTAGATCACGCCCATGTGGGCATTCACCAGCGGCGTCAATTCGGTCAGCAGCAGCCGGCCGACGGTCGTCAGATCGCGCTGACCCTGCAGCATGTTGGTGAATTTGGCGAGGTTGGTCTTCAGCCAATCCTGCTCGGTATTGACGTCGGTGGTGAGCCTGAGATTGCCGATCATCGTATTGATGTTGTCTTTGAGCTCGGCGACTTCGCCCCTGGCGTCGACCTGGATCGAACGGGTCAGGTCGCCCTTTGTCACCGCGGTCGCCACTTCCGCGATGGCGCGAACCTGCGAGGTCAGGTTGGCCGCCAGCAGGTTGACGTTGCCGGTCAGATCCTTCCAGGTGCCAGCGGCGCCGGGCACGTTGGCCTGGCCGCCAAGACGGCCTTCGACGCCGACTTCGCGCGCCACGCTGGTGACCTGATCGGCGAATGTCGCGAGCGTCTCGGTCATATTGTTGATGGTGTCGGCGAGAGCCGCGACTTCGCCCTTCGACTTCACGGTCAGATTCTGCTTCAGGTCGCCGTTGGCGACGGCGGTCACGACCTTGACGATGCCGCGCACCTGCTCGGTCAAATTGGCTGCCATGAAGTTCACGGTATCGGTCAGATCCTTCCAGGTGCCGGCCACGCCGGGGACCTGCGCCTGTCCGCCGAGCTTGCCCTCGGTGCCGACCTCGCGCGCGACGCGCGTCACCTCGCCGGCGAAAGCATTCAGCTGGTCGACCATCGTGTTGATGGTGTTTTTGAGTTCCAAAATCTCGCCCTTGACGTCGACGGTGATTTTGCGCGACAGGTCGCCGCGTGCCACGGCGGTCGTCACTTCGGCGATGTTGCGGACTTGGGTGGTGAGGTTAGCGGCGAGCAGGTTGACGTTATCGGTGAGGTCCTTCCAGGTGCCGCCGACGCCGGGCACCACGGCCTGACCGCCCAAGCGTCCCTCGGTGCCGACTTCGCGCGCGACGCGCGTCACTTCGGCCGCGAACGAGCGCAGCTGCTCGACCATGGTATTCAAGGTGTCCTTGAGCAGCAGGATTTCGCCGCGCACGTCGACCGTGATCTTTTTCGAGAGGTCGCCGCCGGCGATCGCGGTCGCGACTTCCGCGATGTTGCGGACCTGCGCGGTCAGGTTCGAGGCCATGAAGTTGACGTTGTCGGTGAGGTCCTTCCAGGTGCCGGCAACTTCGGGCACTTCGGCCTGACCGCCGAGCTTGCCTTCGGTGCCGACCTCGCGCGCCACGCGCGTCACTTCGGACGCGAAGGCGTTGAGCTGGTCGACCATGGTGTTGATGGTATTCTTCAGTTCGAGGATTTCGCCCTTCACGTCCACCGTGATCTTGCGTGACAGGTCGCCGCGCGCCACGGCGGTCGTCACTTCGGCGATGTTGCGGACTTGGGCTGTCAGATTGCCCGCCATCGAGTTCACGCTGTCGGTGAGGTCCTTCCAGGTGCCGGCAACGCCGGGCACGTTGGCCTGACCGCCGAGGCGGCCTTCGGTGCCGACCTCGCGCGCCACGCGCGTCACCTCACCGGCGAAGCGGTTGAGCTGATCGACCATGGTGTTCAGCGTTTCCTTGAGCTGCAGGATCTCGCCGCGCACGTCGACCGTGATCTTGCGCGACAGGTCGCCGCCGGCGATCGCGGTCGCCACTTCCGCGATGTTGCGGACCTGGGCGGTCAGGTTGCCCGCCATCGAGTTGACGCTGTCCGTCAGATCTTTCCAGGTGCCGGCGACGCCGGTCACCTGAGCCTGGCCGCCGAGCTTGCCGTCCGTGCCGACTTCGCGCGCCACACGCGTGACTTCGGACGCGAACGCATTTAGCTGGTCGACCATGGTGTTCAGCGTTTCCTTCAGTTGAAGGATTTCGCCCGACACGTTGACGGTGATCTTCTTCGACAGGTCGCCCTTCGCCACGGCGGTCGCGACTTCCGCGATGTTGCGGACCTGGCCGGTGAGGTTACTGGCCATCGAGTTGACGCTGTCGGTTAGGTCTTTCCAGGTGCCGGCGACGCCGCGCACCAGCGCCTGACCGCCCAGCTTGCCTTCGGTGCCGACCTCGCGCGCGACGCGCGTCACTTCACCGGCGAACGCATTGAGCTGATCGACCATGGTGTTGATGGTGTCTTTCAGCTCAAGGATTTCACCGCGGACGTCGACCGTGATCTTTTTCGAGAGGTCGCCATTGGCGACCGCGGTCGTCACTTCCGCGATGTTGCGGACCTGTGCCGTCAGATTGCTCGCCATCGAGTTGACGCTCTCGGTCAGGTCCTTCCAGGTGCCGGCGACGCCGAGCACGTTGGCCTGTCCGCCCAGCCTTCCGTCGGTCCCGACTTCGCGCGCGACGCGCGTCACTTCGCCGGCGAACGCGTTGAGCTGGTCGACCATGGTGTTGAGCGTTTCCTTCAATTGCAGGATTTCGCCCGACACGTTCACTGTGATTTTCTTGGAAAGGTCGCCGCCGGCGATCGCGGTCGCGACATCGGCGATGTTGCGGACCTGAGCCGTCAGGTTCGACGCCATGAAGTTGACGTTGTCGGTGAGGTCCTTCCAGGTACCGGCAACACCGGGCACCTGGGCCTGGCCGCCGAGCTTGCCTTCGGTGCCGACTTCGCGGGCAACACGCGTCACTTCCGACGCGAATGAATTGAGCTGATCGACCATCGTGTTGATGGTGTCCTTCAGCTCGAGGATTTCGCCGCGGACATCGACAGTGATTTTTCGCGACAAGTCGCCGCGGGCAACAGCGGTCGTGACGTTGGCGATATTGCGGACCTGCGCCGTAAGGTTGCCGCACATCGCATTCACTGAGTCCGTCAAATCCTTCCACGTGCCGGCGACGCCGGGGACGATGGCCTGACCGCCGAGCTTGCCGTCGGTGCCGACCTCGCGGGCAACGCGCGTGACTTCGGATGCGAACGAGCGAAGCTGATCGACCATCGTGTTGATGGCTTCTTTCAGCTGCAGGATCTCGCCGCGGACGTCGACTGTGATCTTCTTCGACAAATCGCCATTGGCCACCGCGATCGTGACCTCGGCGATGTTGCGAACCTGGCCGGTGAGATTGTTGGCCATGGAATTGACGCTCTCGGTCAAATCCTTCCAGACGCCCGTCACTTCGGGGACCTGCGCCTGACCGCCGAGCTTGCCCTCGGTGCCGACTTCGCGCGCCACCCGCGTCACCTCGGAGGTGAACACGCTGAGCTGCTTGATCATGGTGTTGACGATATTCGCCGACTGTAAAAATTCGCCGCCCAGCGGGCGGCCATCGACATCGAGTTGAACGGTTTGCAGAAGGTCGCCTTGCGCGACCGCGGCAACCGCGCGCGTCACCTCGCGTGTCGGCCACAGCAGATCGTCGATCAGCGTGTTGACCGAGCCCTCCATGTCGGCCCAGGAGCCAGAGGCTAGGCCGAACTTGACGCGCTGCCGGGTCTTGCCTTCGCGGCCGACAACCTGACCGACCCGCTCGAGTTGCTGCGACATCCGCTGATTGGCGGCGACGATTTCGTTGAACGTATCGGCGATCTTGCCTTCGATGCCGAGATGATCGCCGGTCATGCGTACCGAGAAGTCTCCGCTGCGCATCGCCTGCAGCGCGTGAAGCAATTCCTGCGAAGGGTCCGGCTTGCCGTTGCTGTAAGGCTTGTCTTTTGTGCGACGCCGGGTGGATGGAGCGGCGGAGCCGAGATCAGCCATGGCATTCCCCTTCAGCAATGCGTATTCGAATCGAGCACGTAGAAAATTTTTCCCGGCATCAAATCGCGCAGCCGCGCTTAAATCAAGCGAGAAACCGCAAGTCTTTCAGATGTTTAGGTTCCATAAATTGGGACGAAGCGGAACAATTCCGGAGCGGAACTTTTGTTCCCGCAGGCGAAAAGAATATTTCAATATTGTTGATGGAGATCAAAAAGCAGCAAATCTGATCATCGCGACGCTTTCAAGGCCGCGCTCCAGATCGTCTGGTCTGCCTTCCCTCGCGCCAGCAGCAACTGTTCGGGCGATAGCTCAACCAGATCGTTTTCGCTACGCTTAAGGAAGGGGGATAGCCGAGATGGATGCCTTCGTTTTCGAAACGCTGCCGGGCCGGGTGGTGTTCGGGCCAAATACGCTCGACCAATTGCCGCAAGAGATCGAAAAACTCGGGGCCAAACGCGCGCTGGTGTTGTCCACGCCGCAGCGGCAGGGGCTTGCGCAGGACATTGCGAACCGCCTCGGCGATCGCTGCGCCGGAATTTTCGCAGGTGCGGTGATGCATGTGCCGGTCGAAGTCGCGCATGCCGCGCGCGAGGAGGCCGAGCGCCTCGGCGCCGATTGCGTGGTGGCCGCGGGCGGCGGTTCGACTATCGGGCTCGGCAAGGCGATCGCGCTGCATTCGAGTTTGCCGATCCTCGCCATCCCCACCACCTATGCCGGCTCCGAGATGACGCCGATCTACGGGCTCACCGAAAACGGCCTGAAGAAGACCGGACGCGACCAGCGGGTGCTGCCGAAGACGGTGATCTATGATCCGAATCTCACGCTCGACCTTCCGCCGGGGATTTCGGTCACTAGCGGATTCAACGCCATCGCCCATGCGGTCGAAGCGCTTTATTCCAACCAGCCCAATCCGATCACGGCGATGATGGCCGAGGACGGCATCCGGGCGCTGGCGTCGGGAATGCCGCGTGTGGCCAGAAACCCCAGGGGTCTGGAAGGCCGCAGCGAGTGCCTCTACGGCGCCTGGCTGTGCGGATCGGTGCTCGGAACCAGCGGGATGGCGCTTCACCACAAGCTGTGCCACGTGTTGGGCGGAAGCTGGAATTTGCCGCACGCCGAAACCCACACCGTCGTCTTGCCGCACGTGGTCGCCTTCAACTACGCCGCGGCGCCGCGGGCGATGAAGCGGATCGAGCGCGCCATGGGTACTACCAACGCGGCGAGTGGAATCTTCGATCTGATGACGCAGTTGAACGCGCCGCTGTCTTTACGGGAAATCGGGATGAACCACGACGATCTCGATCGCGCCGCCTCGCTGGTCATGGAGCAGCCCTATTACAACCCGCGGCCTGCCACCCGCGAGGATATTGTCCGGTTGCTGGATGATGCGTTCCTCGGCTGGCGGCCGGCGATGCAACCCCCCGGCGACCGCAAGCCTCAGGCCAAGGCTTAGGGCGTTCTCCGCACCAAACGGGCCACATGGTTCGAGACGCGCGGCCTTGCCACGCTCCTCACCATGAGGGTCTAAGACCTCATCCTGAGGAGCGGCCACTTGGCCGCGTCTCGAAGGATGAAGCCAGCGAACTGGAAAATTTTAGCCGCGCGTCACTGCCGCGTTGGGTTCGGCTTTCTCGGCGGACGCGGGTTGTCTCCGCCTCCGGCTTGCCCGTCGAATTTGCGGGTTACCTTGTTGGCGGATTCGCTGATATCCATAAGCGAGCGGCGGCCTTCTTCCATCAGGGCGCCGGAGCGCTTGTTGAAGCTCTCGGCCAGTTGCCGGATCGACTTTACCGTCTCGAGCAGGTCGTCGGCGTTTCCGCCGGCGAGGCCGGGCACGGCATTGTCGATCTTGGTCATGG is drawn from Bradyrhizobium lablabi and contains these coding sequences:
- a CDS encoding FmdB family zinc ribbon protein → MPVYEYLCNDCGPFTDMRPMAECDAPHDCPQCAGVSPRVILTAPNFSCMPAASRKAHATNERAANAPKTLGEFKASHGAGCGCCSTKPSRLVRQTRGGAKSFPTARPWMISH
- a CDS encoding maleylacetate reductase, whose product is MDAFVFETLPGRVVFGPNTLDQLPQEIEKLGAKRALVLSTPQRQGLAQDIANRLGDRCAGIFAGAVMHVPVEVAHAAREEAERLGADCVVAAGGGSTIGLGKAIALHSSLPILAIPTTYAGSEMTPIYGLTENGLKKTGRDQRVLPKTVIYDPNLTLDLPPGISVTSGFNAIAHAVEALYSNQPNPITAMMAEDGIRALASGMPRVARNPRGLEGRSECLYGAWLCGSVLGTSGMALHHKLCHVLGGSWNLPHAETHTVVLPHVVAFNYAAAPRAMKRIERAMGTTNAASGIFDLMTQLNAPLSLREIGMNHDDLDRAASLVMEQPYYNPRPATREDIVRLLDDAFLGWRPAMQPPGDRKPQAKA
- a CDS encoding sensor histidine kinase, with translation MDHEKVNILLVDDQPAKLLAYEVILKELGENLAAATSGREALEYLLKNEVAVILVDVCMPELDGFELAAMIREHPRFQKTAMIFISAIQVSDLDRLRGYEMGAVDYVPVPVIPEVLRAKIRVFAELYRKTRQLERFNAELEDRVRARTAELEQSNARLLESEQRRSLALAAGRMGSWDWDWVNGDWMWDEGQYRIFGVDPETFAVTPASVQALLHSDDIDELRKAMAQFNKGAKSYEAEFRITRPDGEVRWCVGTAAATIDRGGRVMRVSGVTVDITERKRAEERQNLLAREVDHRAKNALALAQSIVRLTRSENVKDYIQAVEGRINALARVHTVLSLSNWQGAEMGRLVDEELAPYSTGDQIAFGGSNVRLQPATAQTLALALHELVTNSAKYGALSAVSGRISINWWIEADFLRMLWEERDGPVVQKPLSRGFGTRSVIASIESQLGGQAEFDWRPEGLVCRLSVPLTRDAATGPLNSHPNFVINGNGAELTSRSADA
- a CDS encoding HAMP domain-containing protein, with translation MADLGSAAPSTRRRTKDKPYSNGKPDPSQELLHALQAMRSGDFSVRMTGDHLGIEGKIADTFNEIVAANQRMSQQLERVGQVVGREGKTRQRVKFGLASGSWADMEGSVNTLIDDLLWPTREVTRAVAAVAQGDLLQTVQLDVDGRPLGGEFLQSANIVNTMIKQLSVFTSEVTRVAREVGTEGKLGGQAQVPEVTGVWKDLTESVNSMANNLTGQVRNIAEVTIAVANGDLSKKITVDVRGEILQLKEAINTMVDQLRSFASEVTRVAREVGTDGKLGGQAIVPGVAGTWKDLTDSVNAMCGNLTAQVRNIANVTTAVARGDLSRKITVDVRGEILELKDTINTMVDQLNSFASEVTRVAREVGTEGKLGGQAQVPGVAGTWKDLTDNVNFMASNLTAQVRNIADVATAIAGGDLSKKITVNVSGEILQLKETLNTMVDQLNAFAGEVTRVAREVGTDGRLGGQANVLGVAGTWKDLTESVNSMASNLTAQVRNIAEVTTAVANGDLSKKITVDVRGEILELKDTINTMVDQLNAFAGEVTRVAREVGTEGKLGGQALVRGVAGTWKDLTDSVNSMASNLTGQVRNIAEVATAVAKGDLSKKITVNVSGEILQLKETLNTMVDQLNAFASEVTRVAREVGTDGKLGGQAQVTGVAGTWKDLTDSVNSMAGNLTAQVRNIAEVATAIAGGDLSRKITVDVRGEILQLKETLNTMVDQLNRFAGEVTRVAREVGTEGRLGGQANVPGVAGTWKDLTDSVNSMAGNLTAQVRNIAEVTTAVARGDLSRKITVDVKGEILELKNTINTMVDQLNAFASEVTRVAREVGTEGKLGGQAEVPEVAGTWKDLTDNVNFMASNLTAQVRNIAEVATAIAGGDLSKKITVDVRGEILLLKDTLNTMVEQLRSFAAEVTRVAREVGTEGRLGGQAVVPGVGGTWKDLTDNVNLLAANLTTQVRNIAEVTTAVARGDLSRKITVDVKGEILELKNTINTMVDQLNAFAGEVTRVAREVGTEGKLGGQAQVPGVAGTWKDLTDTVNFMAANLTEQVRGIVKVVTAVANGDLKQNLTVKSKGEVAALADTINNMTETLATFADQVTSVAREVGVEGRLGGQANVPGAAGTWKDLTGNVNLLAANLTSQVRAIAEVATAVTKGDLTRSIQVDARGEVAELKDNINTMIGNLRLTTDVNTEQDWLKTNLAKFTNMLQGQRDLTTVGRLLLTELTPLVNAHMGVIYQVENEDNPQLRLLSAYAGDGLIPHQHIVQFGEGLIGQCAMDKRQRLVSDIPTDAVPVNSALLRVVPKNLVVLPVLFENQVKAVIELASVTSFTTSQMTFLEQLTDSIGIVLNSIEATMQTEGLLKQSQQLAGELQTQQKELQQTNEQLEQKAQQLAERNVEVERKNQEIEQARRALEEKATELSLTSKYKSEFLANMSHELRTPLNSILILGQQLTENPDGNLSPKQVEFARTIHGAGTDLLNLISDILDLSKIESGTVTVDAEEILTSNLLETVGRPFRHEAENRQLSFTVEVDPNLGRSIVTDSKRLQQVLKNLLSNAFKFTAEGGVRLRVSAVVAGWSGEHPVLNHAPAVIAFEVSDTGIGIPAEKQKLIFEAFQQADAGTSRKYGGTGLGLAISRELASLLGGEIHLQSTPGKGSTFVLYLPLKYSGPTVAPRASNLSQYAAAPALQVAPQERVIEQLPDDRLNLDPGDAILLIVEDDPHYARVLIDLARDKGFKVLVAARGTEALELAKQFQPTAVSLDVFLPDMLGWTVLSQLKHNPLTRHIPVQIVTLDEDKQHALARGAFSYVSKPTTTEGVSAALSQIKEYAKPRRKRLLIVEDNAAEQMSIRELLDHHDIEIVTTDTGAGALSTLRENPCDCVVLDLRLPDMSGFEVLDNIRNDEALSNVPVIVFTGRELSVEEDAELHTMARSIVVKGVESPERLLDETSLFLHRVITDLPTEKQRMLERLNSSDEDLVGRTALLVDDDARNIFALSSVLERRGMKVLTATTGSEAVALVGSHPEIAIVLMDIMMPQMDGYQTIGVIRENPAFRRLPIIALTAKAMKGDREKCLEAGASDYLAKPVNTEQLLLAIRMWLHR